The following proteins are encoded in a genomic region of Glycine soja cultivar W05 chromosome 17, ASM419377v2, whole genome shotgun sequence:
- the LOC114393665 gene encoding uncharacterized protein LOC114393665: protein MASYEGRPLVMEMEGEEGFEEAGSSGCGCFRCFSLKKWWQGYEEEGKGLLDQKGEGESWVVNKLRKAKEVSEVIAGPKWKTFIRKISGYGKKVKYQRNRFQYDEHSYALNFNSEAQSEDEGMPHSFSSRFAAPGRRQNES from the coding sequence ATGGCATCTTACGAGGGAAGGCCATTGGTGATGGAAATGGAAGGAGAAGAAGGTTTCGAAGAAGCCGGTAGCAGCGGTTGCGGATGCTTCCGGTGTTTCAGCCTGAAGAAATGGTGGCAAGGCTATGAGGAAGAAGGTAAAGGGCTACTTGATCAAAAGGGTGAGGGAGAGTCATGGGTTGTGAACAAATTAAGGAAGGCAAAGGAGGTTTCAGAAGTAATTGCTGGCCCCAAGTGGAAGACTTTCATTAGAAAGATAAGTGGGTATGGGAAGAAGGTGAAGTACCAAAGAAACAGGTTCCAGTATGATGAACATAGCTATGCTCTCAACTTCAACAGCGAAGCTCAGAGTGAAGATGAAGGCATGCCTCACAGCTTCTCATCAAGGTTTGCTGCTCCTGGTCGTCGCCAGAATGAATCATGA